One Anastrepha obliqua isolate idAnaObli1 chromosome 6, idAnaObli1_1.0, whole genome shotgun sequence DNA window includes the following coding sequences:
- the LOC129250282 gene encoding uncharacterized protein LOC129250282 has protein sequence MDKWSTWTGNNELRKLGTPSEDELLASSQETVDGKAVGHSTPSTLNQPSTSADAKGQKRQNVTKAPSRYKLYQRSPAVLGRISKNEAEGKAHPKNAAEKARCQKVVDEYLAFQATQKAKAVKRNRSQDESDKPTKKHKVSVHTASIPKPAKRTFIEVARDLLQIALVDELTNRGKPASEKGSEIEARLSRIVVDHVMAIPKGQLPGFDLMEVVRGYRVIKCDDQLSLNFLQTIQIQNDWEDLRLKLIPVSEIPRRPRDRIWIPNMESDAKQLIPYLQAHNRTVPMDDWSIIKAEASQKNSVPFLLQISEESIESLGKVDNKLRFGVRKTQLKIFRSANPEEDRD, from the coding sequence ATGGACAAATGGTCAACATGGACCGGCAATAACGAACTGAGGAAGTTGGGAACTCCCTCAGAGGATGAACTCTTGGCCTCCAGCCAAGAGACGGTTGAtggcaaagctgtgggccacagcacgccatcAACCCTAAATCAACCATCCACATCCGCTGATGCCAAGGGGCAAAAACGTCAAAACGTTACAAAAGCCCCGTCCAGGTATAAGCTTTACCAGAGGTCTCCGGCTGTTCTCGGCAGAATAAGCAAAAATGAGGCCGAAGGGAAAGCTCATCCAAAGAACGCGGCCGAAAAGGCAAGgtgccaaaaggtggtcgatgagTACCTGGCGTTCCAGGCCACACAGAAGGCAAAAGCCGTGAAACGCAATCGTTCACAGGACGAAAGCGACAAACCCACGAAGAAACACAAGGTGTCGGTTCACACCGCTTCAATACCAAAGCCAGCCAAACGGACATTTATTGAGGTGGCACGGGATCTCCTGCAAATAGCGTTGGTTGATGAATTAACTAACCGCGGTAAACCTGCATCGGAGAAGGGGTCCGAAATTGAGGCACGGCTGTCTCGCATTGTCGTCGATCACGTCATGGCAATCCCGAAGGGTCAACTGCCAGGATTTGATTTAATGGAGGTGGTCCGTGGATACAGGGTGATCAAATGCGATGATCAACTCTCTCTGAACTTCCTGCAAACAATCCAGATCCAGAATGACTGGGAAGATTTGAGGCTCAAACTAATCCCGGTCAGCGAAATCCCTCGACGGCCGAGGGATCGCATCTGGATCCCGAACATGGAGTCCGATGCTAAGCAACTAATTCCATACTTGCAGgcacacaaccgcactgttccGATGGATGACTGGagcatcatcaaagcggaggcttcGCAAAAGAACAGTGTGCCCTTCCTTCTCCAAATATCGGAGGAGAGCATCGAGTCACTGGGAAAAGTGGACAACAAACTTCGGTTCGGCGTCCGGAAAACGCAACTGAAGATATTCCGCTCAGCAAATCCGGAGGAGGATCGGGACTAG